A region from the Desulfomarina profundi genome encodes:
- a CDS encoding two-component system sensor histidine kinase NtrB: MIDLKSLAGKAEQAGSVNQILRTQLLWMLLLRVILYTFLLGISLIFQGDQFDVITLPQNILTLLLLFIYLTTIFSAFHLLVFQGNLRKFGIIQNLLDTFFASVLIFLSGSSNSIFTSVYFFPIISGGLILPRKGGLFAAAAASLQYGLLLILETQGLYPRYLLEFISFVPSAPLMILNHFAVHGLTFFLAALLSALFGLRLRSTEDALTESIQKYDQLTILYKQVFDNITTGILTLDRRNRITSANNAIKKITGHPPEKLIGEKLYSLFPDLDLSHPNLRNTINFVRSDGKKVRIGYSHMPIHDAGKMTDRRDNDHSKIITLQDISEIERLEKQVRQAEKLAAIGMMSASIAHDFHNPLTAISGSAQVLAHEFSSGGAGNRTNYELTKIILRESNRLIDTVRDFLRFSRPEHTDKKWVSLKNCLDEVLQVCRADPAWPSTCNIEITLDHTLDIWADEKQMFTVFNHLIHNALSFCPKGKEIITVTAEEIQETEEGEILEIRISDNGPGIPENRREQIFEPFYTSRTDGTGLGLAIVKQTVEIHKGTIAVSEAENGGALFTIRLPLPAQAE, from the coding sequence GTGATTGACCTGAAATCATTAGCAGGAAAAGCTGAGCAGGCCGGCAGTGTCAACCAGATACTGAGGACTCAGCTCCTCTGGATGCTCCTGCTGCGGGTTATTCTCTATACTTTTCTCCTTGGTATAAGCCTTATTTTCCAGGGTGATCAGTTTGATGTTATAACCCTTCCCCAGAATATTTTAACTCTGCTCCTCCTTTTTATCTACCTGACAACAATTTTCTCTGCTTTTCATCTCCTGGTTTTCCAGGGTAATCTTCGTAAATTCGGCATTATACAAAATCTACTTGATACTTTTTTTGCATCTGTTCTCATTTTCCTGTCCGGTTCGTCCAACTCCATTTTCACGTCCGTCTATTTTTTCCCCATTATTTCCGGGGGACTTATCCTCCCAAGAAAGGGCGGCTTATTTGCTGCAGCCGCAGCAAGTCTCCAATACGGCCTGCTTCTGATTCTGGAAACACAGGGACTTTACCCCCGCTATCTTCTGGAATTCATATCATTTGTTCCCAGTGCCCCCCTTATGATTCTCAATCATTTTGCGGTGCACGGTCTGACTTTTTTCCTGGCAGCATTGCTCAGTGCACTTTTTGGCCTGCGCCTGCGCAGTACGGAAGACGCTCTTACTGAATCTATCCAGAAATACGACCAGCTCACAATCCTGTACAAACAGGTTTTTGACAATATTACCACAGGGATACTGACACTTGACAGACGAAATAGAATAACTTCGGCCAATAATGCCATCAAAAAAATCACGGGACACCCCCCAGAAAAACTCATAGGGGAAAAACTGTACTCACTTTTTCCAGACCTGGATCTTTCCCATCCCAACCTCAGAAATACCATTAATTTCGTTCGTTCCGATGGTAAGAAAGTCCGTATAGGTTACTCCCATATGCCCATACATGACGCGGGAAAAATGACAGACCGACGGGATAATGATCACAGCAAAATCATTACCCTGCAGGATATCAGTGAAATTGAGCGACTTGAGAAACAGGTCCGGCAGGCGGAGAAGCTCGCAGCTATCGGTATGATGAGTGCCTCAATTGCCCATGATTTCCATAACCCTCTCACGGCTATCTCCGGATCTGCCCAGGTCCTTGCCCATGAATTTTCCTCAGGCGGAGCAGGGAACAGAACGAATTATGAGCTGACCAAGATCATACTCAGGGAATCAAACAGACTCATCGATACAGTCAGAGATTTCCTGCGATTTTCACGACCGGAACATACGGATAAAAAATGGGTCTCATTGAAAAACTGTCTGGACGAGGTCCTTCAGGTCTGTCGCGCAGACCCTGCATGGCCTTCTACATGCAATATAGAAATAACACTCGACCATACCCTTGATATCTGGGCAGATGAGAAACAGATGTTTACCGTTTTCAACCATCTCATCCACAATGCGCTTTCCTTCTGCCCGAAAGGAAAGGAGATTATTACCGTTACAGCTGAAGAAATCCAGGAAACAGAGGAAGGTGAAATCCTCGAAATCAGAATCAGTGACAACGGACCGGGGATCCCGGAGAACAGGCGGGAACAGATTTTCGAACCTTTTTACACATCAAGAACTGACGGAACAGGGTTGGGACTTGCCATTGTGAAACAGACAGTGGAAATTCACAAGGGTACTATCGCAGTCAGTGAGGCCGAAAATGGCGGTGCTCTTTTCACAATCAGGTTGCCTTTACCGGCCCAGGCAGAATAG
- a CDS encoding sigma-54-dependent transcriptional regulator: protein MASILIVDDERGMRDFLRIFLEKEGNSVETAENGNIALDMIRNQDFEVVVSDIRMPGISGIELLEKIKEENPDLPVIMITAFASPDDAVLAMKNGAFDYISKPFNVDEIKAVIESATSKLKKSSSTKEQSDAFPEIIGKSREMLKIFDMIRRIAPTPANVLIYGESGTGKELVARAIHNHSKVAEAAFVPITCSAIPEDLMESELFGHVKGSFTGAIEDKPGLFMEADKGTAFLDEIGELTPIIQTKLLRVLQEREIKPVGGTRIQQISIRIIAATNKILEEEISAGRFREDLFYRLAVVPLRVPPLRERKGDVPLLVEHFLKKYSRQLGKEIQEISSYALEVLMNYDFPGNVRELENIIERGVALESSNIILPESLTLYGRTRKEVKDDSFSESGSLFQAASSEEELYDLGIEHVMTNLEKKLILHTLKKTNNSKMKAAELLGISFRSLRYKVKKYGISLT, encoded by the coding sequence ATGGCATCAATACTTATAGTTGATGATGAACGGGGTATGAGAGATTTCCTGAGAATTTTCCTGGAAAAAGAGGGAAATTCCGTCGAAACTGCGGAAAATGGAAATATTGCCCTGGACATGATCCGAAACCAGGACTTTGAAGTTGTCGTCAGTGATATCCGCATGCCCGGAATCAGCGGCATTGAACTCCTGGAAAAAATAAAGGAAGAGAACCCGGACCTGCCTGTAATTATGATAACGGCATTTGCCTCTCCTGACGATGCCGTTCTTGCCATGAAGAATGGTGCCTTCGATTATATCTCCAAACCGTTCAATGTTGATGAAATCAAGGCTGTTATAGAGTCAGCCACCAGTAAACTTAAAAAGAGCAGCAGTACAAAGGAACAGAGTGACGCCTTCCCTGAAATTATTGGCAAAAGCAGGGAAATGTTAAAAATATTTGACATGATCAGGCGTATAGCCCCCACTCCAGCCAATGTCCTCATTTATGGTGAATCGGGTACAGGGAAAGAACTGGTGGCCCGTGCAATACACAACCATTCGAAAGTTGCCGAAGCTGCATTTGTTCCCATTACCTGCAGCGCTATCCCGGAAGACCTCATGGAAAGTGAACTGTTCGGCCATGTCAAGGGGTCTTTCACCGGCGCCATCGAAGACAAGCCCGGCCTGTTCATGGAGGCTGACAAAGGCACCGCTTTCCTGGATGAAATAGGTGAACTCACGCCAATCATTCAGACAAAACTGTTACGGGTCCTGCAGGAAAGAGAGATCAAGCCTGTTGGTGGTACCCGAATCCAACAGATTTCCATCCGTATTATTGCCGCCACCAACAAAATTCTGGAAGAGGAGATCAGCGCCGGCAGATTTCGGGAAGATCTTTTTTACAGACTGGCAGTTGTCCCTCTGCGGGTTCCCCCTTTACGCGAGAGAAAGGGAGATGTTCCCCTCCTTGTTGAACATTTTCTGAAAAAATACTCCAGACAGCTTGGCAAGGAAATTCAGGAAATATCTTCCTATGCCCTGGAAGTGTTAATGAACTATGATTTTCCAGGAAATGTCAGGGAACTGGAAAACATCATTGAAAGGGGAGTGGCTCTGGAGAGTTCCAATATAATTTTGCCCGAGAGCCTCACGCTCTATGGCCGAACCAGAAAAGAGGTAAAAGATGATTCTTTCTCAGAATCCGGCTCCCTCTTTCAGGCAGCTTCCAGTGAAGAGGAACTCTATGACCTTGGTATAGAACACGTAATGACCAATCTTGAAAAAAAACTCATCCTCCACACCCTGAAAAAAACCAATAATTCAAAAATGAAGGCGGCGGAACTCCTCGGAATCAGTTTTCGTTCACTGCGATACAAGGTAAAAAAATACGGGATCAGTTTAACGTGA
- a CDS encoding NAD(+) diphosphatase, with protein sequence MKCPGQDMQYWTDNAIFEVDCPKCGKPVEFYKDDTSRKCPHCENRFVNPKMDFGCAAYCPFAEQCIGTLPEEFKGVQDTLLKDKVAVEVKRYFHTDFKAISRATKIARFAENIGKAEGGKLAVILCCAYLEGVAEKNAEDILKKLSTNDAITDEVLSVLKQLKTDNAPDSIEAQIVHDAVSLFSEENPENQFFTKTAQEMLTEQA encoded by the coding sequence ATGAAATGCCCAGGTCAGGATATGCAGTACTGGACAGACAACGCCATATTTGAAGTGGACTGTCCCAAATGTGGAAAACCGGTAGAATTCTATAAAGATGATACCAGCAGAAAATGCCCCCATTGTGAAAACCGTTTCGTCAATCCCAAGATGGATTTTGGATGCGCGGCCTATTGCCCCTTCGCTGAGCAGTGTATAGGAACACTGCCCGAGGAATTCAAAGGAGTTCAGGATACCCTTCTGAAAGATAAGGTTGCTGTAGAAGTGAAACGATATTTCCACACAGATTTCAAAGCTATCAGTCGGGCAACTAAGATAGCCAGATTTGCTGAAAATATCGGTAAAGCCGAAGGAGGAAAACTGGCTGTCATCCTCTGCTGTGCCTACCTTGAAGGTGTTGCAGAAAAAAATGCTGAGGATATTTTGAAAAAATTGTCCACCAATGATGCCATTACGGATGAAGTGCTTTCAGTCCTGAAGCAACTGAAAACGGATAACGCACCAGATTCTATTGAGGCTCAGATCGTACATGATGCCGTTTCCCTGTTTTCAGAAGAAAACCCGGAGAATCAGTTTTTCACGAAAACCGCACAGGAAATGCTGACAGAACAGGCTTGA
- a CDS encoding ATP-binding protein, with the protein MSKVIAFAGKGGVGKTTVATLVIRYMARKDKGPILAVDADPNSNLGETMGLEVPSTIGDIRETYMKDPQSIPSGMDKINYLETLVEQAIIERPQFDLLVMGRQEGQGCYCMVNNILNNFTDKLSAHYKYMVVDNEAGMEHLSRRTSGKVDMLFMVTDYSLRGLRALRRIHGMLDGLNLKVKQLGIIVSRGPEKLSEAFLKEVEEIGVPIVGVIPDDPALLEYDMEKKSLLDLPDSAPSVQAIEKIMDKNCPE; encoded by the coding sequence ATGAGTAAAGTGATAGCTTTTGCCGGTAAAGGTGGAGTTGGAAAAACCACGGTTGCCACCCTCGTGATCCGCTACATGGCCCGGAAGGACAAGGGGCCTATACTTGCTGTTGATGCAGATCCGAACAGTAACCTCGGAGAGACAATGGGTCTGGAAGTACCAAGTACAATAGGGGATATACGTGAAACCTATATGAAGGATCCCCAGAGTATTCCATCTGGAATGGATAAAATAAATTATCTTGAAACCCTTGTTGAGCAAGCTATTATCGAACGTCCCCAGTTTGATCTGCTGGTCATGGGCAGACAGGAGGGTCAGGGCTGTTATTGTATGGTCAATAACATTCTTAACAATTTCACAGATAAACTGAGCGCTCACTATAAGTACATGGTCGTTGATAACGAAGCTGGAATGGAGCATCTCAGCAGAAGAACAAGTGGCAAGGTCGACATGCTCTTCATGGTCACTGACTATTCCCTCAGGGGACTGCGGGCCTTAAGGAGAATCCACGGTATGCTTGACGGACTGAACCTGAAGGTAAAACAGCTTGGAATCATTGTCTCCAGGGGACCGGAAAAACTCAGTGAAGCATTCCTCAAGGAAGTTGAAGAAATCGGCGTACCCATTGTCGGTGTCATTCCCGATGATCCTGCACTTCTTGAGTACGATATGGAAAAGAAATCATTGCTTGATCTGCCTGATTCCGCTCCTTCTGTCCAGGCAATTGAGAAAATTATGGACAAAAACTGCCCTGAATAA
- a CDS encoding CoB--CoM heterodisulfide reductase iron-sulfur subunit B family protein yields the protein MKYAFFQGCNIPARIEQYATATQAVFNTFGVELETVPEFNCCGYPVRNVDEKAYILPSVRNMAIAEKLGFDIFVICNCCFASLQKARRCLQKDPQLQEDMNTLLAREDLRYTGKTEIKHFLSVLHDEIGVETIKAKLVKKFKDLNVAVIHGCHILRPREITLFDDSFVPKITETLMQVAGINNLEWQGKLECCGAALSGINDEMSHKLLSEKIEGARKAGADFVVPVCSYCYLQFDTTQLNLTDENGNPLPVLLYPSSLASALVLMNKA from the coding sequence ATGAAATACGCATTTTTTCAGGGGTGCAATATCCCGGCACGAATTGAACAGTACGCAACTGCCACCCAGGCAGTCTTCAATACATTCGGCGTTGAACTTGAAACTGTTCCAGAATTCAACTGCTGCGGTTATCCGGTGCGTAATGTTGACGAAAAGGCGTATATCCTGCCATCAGTCAGAAATATGGCCATTGCCGAAAAGCTGGGGTTTGATATTTTTGTAATCTGTAACTGCTGTTTTGCGAGTCTGCAGAAGGCGCGCAGATGTCTGCAAAAAGATCCTCAGCTGCAGGAGGACATGAATACGCTTCTGGCCAGGGAAGACCTGCGCTATACAGGCAAAACAGAGATTAAGCATTTTCTGAGCGTCCTCCACGATGAAATCGGCGTGGAAACAATCAAGGCGAAACTGGTGAAGAAATTTAAGGATCTCAACGTCGCCGTTATCCATGGTTGCCACATCCTCCGACCTCGGGAAATCACCCTCTTTGACGATTCCTTTGTTCCAAAAATAACAGAAACACTGATGCAGGTTGCCGGAATAAATAATCTGGAATGGCAGGGAAAACTGGAATGCTGTGGAGCTGCTCTTTCCGGCATAAATGATGAAATGTCCCACAAACTGCTTTCCGAAAAAATCGAGGGTGCAAGAAAAGCTGGAGCCGACTTTGTTGTTCCGGTCTGCTCATACTGCTATCTTCAGTTTGATACAACCCAGCTGAATCTTACAGATGAAAACGGCAATCCCCTTCCGGTACTCCTCTACCCCAGCTCCTTGGCCTCTGCCTTGGTCTTGATGAACAAAGCTTAG
- a CDS encoding 4Fe-4S dicluster domain-containing protein gives MFHIISAPVSLIIKRIAGEESVRDALVPTHQMIGLSACTHCGSCSLECSSNMFFESFGNDFILPSEKVQFLKDYAAGKITDELQLDQLQQGLYVCTSCDRCTKVCPSGINLKEIFVTARYSLLDRGVPEPSMLGHFSFPLALARNFVDDHIKALKTVTALFKKSFTQLSEIELPMGLSRQGYENSSYKSCYSCQRCTNICPVVRSFDNPSEALGLLPHQIMFSLGIGNTELAMGSQMIWSCSTCYLCQEHCPNQVELCDIFYSLKNKAIDKIDAGVNS, from the coding sequence ATGTTCCACATTATCTCCGCACCTGTCAGCCTGATCATCAAACGAATCGCAGGAGAAGAAAGTGTACGTGACGCTCTTGTACCCACCCACCAGATGATAGGCCTGTCGGCATGCACCCATTGCGGATCCTGTTCCCTCGAATGTTCTTCAAATATGTTCTTTGAATCCTTTGGCAACGATTTTATTCTGCCCTCGGAAAAAGTACAGTTCCTAAAAGACTATGCTGCCGGTAAAATAACAGATGAGTTGCAGCTGGATCAATTGCAGCAGGGACTGTATGTCTGCACGAGTTGTGATCGATGTACAAAGGTCTGTCCGTCGGGTATAAACCTGAAAGAAATATTTGTAACCGCCAGATACAGTCTGCTCGACAGAGGGGTTCCTGAACCCTCAATGCTTGGCCATTTTTCTTTTCCCCTGGCCCTCGCCCGGAACTTTGTCGATGACCATATCAAGGCGCTCAAAACGGTCACTGCCCTTTTCAAAAAAAGCTTTACACAACTTTCAGAAATTGAACTCCCCATGGGACTTTCCAGGCAGGGCTATGAAAACAGCAGCTACAAAAGCTGTTATTCCTGTCAGCGCTGTACCAATATCTGTCCAGTGGTCAGAAGCTTTGACAATCCCTCTGAAGCACTGGGACTGCTCCCCCACCAAATCATGTTCAGTCTCGGTATAGGTAACACTGAACTTGCCATGGGTTCCCAGATGATCTGGAGTTGTTCCACATGTTATCTTTGTCAGGAGCATTGTCCGAATCAAGTGGAACTCTGTGATATTTTTTACAGTCTGAAAAACAAGGCAATAGATAAAATAGATGCAGGAGTCAACTCATGA
- a CDS encoding respiratory nitrate reductase subunit gamma yields MGNTHPDIFRIHSPSFHACSPWIVSENIFSDFQPTLNPYLFLRNFFGVMVLIGLGLAVYRRLSLKSRRLKTNSADWAALVFIAVIIFSGMLLEGAKMSSYSTFQNMVDEYGALDEEETNALAAYWVQENGLVAPTLQSPCLPNL; encoded by the coding sequence CTGGGTAACACACACCCTGATATTTTTCGGATTCATTCTCCTTCTTTTCATGCATGCTCTCCATGGATAGTCTCCGAAAATATTTTCAGTGATTTTCAGCCGACCCTCAATCCCTATCTTTTCCTGCGAAATTTTTTCGGTGTCATGGTACTGATCGGACTGGGACTTGCCGTTTACAGACGCCTTTCCCTCAAGTCCAGGAGACTGAAAACAAATTCGGCGGACTGGGCGGCGCTTGTATTTATCGCTGTGATAATCTTTTCCGGAATGTTGCTTGAGGGAGCAAAAATGTCTTCCTATTCGACTTTCCAGAACATGGTGGATGAATATGGCGCACTGGATGAAGAGGAGACAAATGCACTGGCAGCTTACTGGGTCCAGGAAAACGGCCTTGTGGCTCCCACCCTGCAATCCCCCTGCCTGCCGAACTTGTAG
- a CDS encoding PAS domain S-box protein, translating into MTDTLKKEDATDDWKTHVFDSLSFPTLILRPDRTIVAANRKFFQKTGLTENQLIGDTCKHLFFGDSDHDNLPCNSSQCTLAKCISEKRALSIVLNDRDENGDKTWEERVFSPILDSRGEVSYVIESLRDITKVKKLEKKYIDVRELIDKVVQSSASAIMAANRKGDIILMNKAAEDLFGYTVEGANHVNIEDFYPPGVARQIMRKLRDEKNGEKGKLPITKVNIITRDGEEIPVEMTAAIIYEEGREAATAAIFNDLREKQAVQKKLEEAEIQLVQSEKLASLGRLAAGVAHEINNPLTSILLYGNLMQEKLDEDNPLGENLRYVLEDAERCREIVKNLLAYSRQTSPSKDIFYLNNLVGESLRLIRDQKLFMNVKIVKDLDDYQILINADKNQLCQVLINLIINAFDAMEGHGTLTLKTYRDKKKKKAYLEVSDTGSGIPEENISKVFDPFFTTKEVGKGTGLGLSMAYGIMEENQGKISIKKTGPEGTTILLEFPEEEISSEFHFVSIG; encoded by the coding sequence ATGACTGATACATTGAAAAAAGAAGATGCGACTGATGACTGGAAAACCCATGTCTTTGACTCTCTTTCCTTCCCCACTCTCATACTCAGGCCTGACAGAACCATTGTTGCCGCCAACAGAAAATTTTTCCAGAAAACCGGTCTTACAGAAAATCAACTTATCGGTGATACATGTAAACACCTTTTCTTCGGAGACAGCGATCACGACAATCTGCCCTGCAACTCTTCCCAATGTACCTTGGCAAAATGTATCAGTGAAAAGCGTGCCCTTTCCATCGTTCTCAATGACCGTGATGAAAATGGAGATAAAACCTGGGAAGAACGTGTTTTCTCCCCCATTCTTGACAGCCGGGGAGAAGTCTCATATGTCATTGAGAGCCTAAGGGATATCACTAAGGTAAAAAAACTCGAAAAAAAATATATTGACGTTCGGGAACTGATTGACAAGGTCGTACAGAGTTCTGCCAGCGCCATTATGGCAGCCAACAGGAAGGGTGATATCATCCTCATGAACAAGGCCGCGGAAGATCTTTTCGGCTATACGGTGGAGGGGGCCAATCATGTCAACATAGAGGATTTCTATCCTCCGGGAGTTGCGCGCCAAATCATGAGAAAGCTGCGGGACGAAAAGAACGGAGAAAAGGGAAAACTGCCCATTACCAAGGTCAATATTATAACCCGGGATGGCGAAGAGATACCCGTTGAAATGACAGCGGCAATCATTTATGAGGAAGGCCGTGAAGCTGCAACTGCTGCCATTTTCAATGACCTGAGAGAAAAACAGGCTGTACAGAAAAAACTTGAAGAAGCTGAAATTCAACTCGTTCAGTCAGAAAAACTGGCGTCTCTTGGCAGATTGGCAGCCGGAGTAGCCCATGAGATAAACAATCCTCTAACCTCCATCCTTCTCTATGGGAACCTGATGCAGGAAAAACTAGATGAAGATAATCCCCTGGGTGAAAACCTCAGATACGTTCTTGAAGATGCGGAGAGATGCCGGGAAATAGTTAAAAATCTCCTTGCCTACTCCAGGCAGACCAGCCCATCCAAAGACATTTTCTACCTGAATAATCTCGTTGGTGAAAGTCTCCGCCTCATACGAGACCAGAAACTGTTCATGAACGTCAAGATTGTCAAAGATCTGGACGACTACCAGATTCTCATTAACGCGGATAAAAACCAGCTGTGCCAGGTACTCATTAATCTCATTATCAATGCCTTTGATGCAATGGAGGGACACGGAACACTCACACTCAAGACGTACCGTGACAAAAAAAAGAAAAAGGCCTATCTTGAAGTTTCTGATACGGGCAGCGGTATTCCCGAGGAGAATATTTCCAAGGTGTTTGACCCATTTTTTACAACCAAGGAAGTGGGTAAAGGTACCGGACTCGGCCTCAGTATGGCATATGGCATCATGGAGGAAAACCAGGGCAAGATCTCTATAAAGAAAACAGGGCCGGAAGGAACAACTATTCTTCTGGAGTTTCCGGAGGAAGAAATATCCAGTGAATTTCATTTTGTCTCAATCGGTTAA
- a CDS encoding response regulator produces the protein MSDGQLILVVDDDTDLVEMVSMKLESENFRVAKAYDGIEAMDKIKAERPALIILDVMMPRKDGYTLCDELKNSDDYKDIIIVLLTAVTEAISSTNYTHMGGKTTLADDFVTKPIDLDKLMEIVKDNL, from the coding sequence ATGAGCGACGGCCAACTTATTCTGGTAGTAGATGACGACACCGATCTCGTGGAAATGGTTTCCATGAAGCTTGAGAGTGAGAATTTCCGTGTTGCCAAAGCGTATGATGGCATTGAAGCTATGGATAAAATCAAAGCCGAACGTCCCGCTTTGATTATTCTTGACGTAATGATGCCGAGAAAAGACGGTTACACTCTCTGTGATGAACTGAAAAACTCCGACGATTACAAAGATATAATTATTGTTCTGCTGACTGCGGTCACAGAGGCAATTTCCAGCACCAACTACACCCACATGGGCGGAAAAACCACCCTGGCCGATGACTTTGTCACCAAGCCGATCGATCTGGATAAACTGATGGAAATAGTTAAAGACAATTTGTAA
- a CDS encoding methylenetetrahydrofolate reductase C-terminal domain-containing protein, translating to MITAERKPLEELIEYIKPFKRILLLGCNECVTVCAAGGRKEVGLLASGLQMALLKSGNNIEIKQHTLERQCDPEYVEELVQMIDGADAVMSMACGCGVQQIAMRYKDKPVFPALNTKFMGASERQGVWAERCQGCGNCVLGITGGICPIARCAKQLMNGPCGGSTTGKCEISEDVECAWQLIWDRLKSLGQEDRYVEIMPAKDWRSGGGSGPRKIIREDLAE from the coding sequence ATGATCACTGCTGAACGAAAACCTTTAGAGGAACTCATTGAATATATCAAGCCATTCAAGCGCATCCTTCTTCTCGGTTGCAACGAATGTGTCACCGTCTGTGCGGCAGGCGGTAGAAAGGAAGTGGGACTGCTGGCCTCCGGCCTTCAGATGGCCCTTCTCAAGAGCGGTAATAATATCGAAATCAAACAACATACTCTTGAGCGCCAGTGTGACCCTGAATATGTAGAAGAACTGGTGCAGATGATTGACGGCGCAGACGCTGTCATGTCCATGGCCTGCGGCTGTGGTGTACAGCAGATTGCCATGCGCTACAAGGACAAGCCGGTTTTTCCGGCCCTGAACACCAAGTTCATGGGGGCCTCGGAACGCCAGGGCGTCTGGGCTGAAAGGTGCCAGGGATGCGGTAACTGTGTCCTTGGAATTACCGGCGGAATCTGTCCCATCGCCAGGTGCGCGAAACAACTGATGAACGGTCCCTGTGGCGGATCCACAACAGGGAAATGTGAGATCAGTGAAGATGTCGAATGTGCCTGGCAGCTTATTTGGGACAGGCTCAAGTCACTTGGTCAGGAAGACCGCTATGTTGAAATCATGCCTGCAAAAGACTGGAGAAGTGGTGGAGGAAGCGGTCCAAGAAAGATTATCAGAGAGGATTTGGCAGAATGA
- a CDS encoding hydrogenase iron-sulfur subunit: protein MENFEPVIVAFCCHYCAYTAADMAGSQRLPYPANVKIIRVPCSGKVDALHIVKAFENGADGVYVAGCLEGDCHFKNGNEKAARRVNYVRKYLEEIGIESERLEMVTMSAGMGYRFAQTATEITEKIRKLGPSPIKAAMA from the coding sequence ATGGAAAATTTTGAACCGGTAATAGTAGCTTTTTGCTGCCACTACTGCGCATACACCGCTGCAGACATGGCAGGAAGCCAGCGACTTCCGTATCCTGCAAATGTGAAAATAATCCGGGTACCATGCTCGGGAAAAGTCGACGCACTGCATATTGTCAAGGCCTTTGAGAATGGCGCTGACGGCGTTTACGTTGCGGGTTGCCTGGAAGGCGACTGTCATTTTAAAAACGGCAATGAAAAAGCGGCCCGCAGGGTCAACTACGTCAGGAAATACCTGGAAGAAATAGGAATCGAAAGTGAACGGCTCGAAATGGTGACAATGTCGGCCGGCATGGGATATCGTTTCGCCCAGACAGCGACTGAAATTACGGAGAAAATCCGTAAACTTGGTCCGAGTCCGATAAAAGCGGCCATGGCCTGA